In Streptococcus mitis, the DNA window TGAAGAACTAACAAGTAATGTTCAATCGCAAATTTTAAAATATCAGGAAGAAATTTTGAGTTTAAAGGCTATTGTTGATATCTATTGCAATAAAATATCAAACGACTACTTTGACATTACTGAACCAGAAAGTAAGCTAGCTCGAATCATGTTTTCTTATTACGGCGCTCTCAATGCCCAGCTAAAAGGAGATGAAGCTCGTGCCCGTAGTTTGTTTGAAAGTATCGCTCATGAAAATCCAGAACTCTTTTATGTTCAGGAAGCGAAAAAATATTTAGAATCAGTGAAATGAGAGTAATATATGAAATTAATTAAAAAAATAGTAAGTAGGGCGACAGAAAACACTCTTCTACAACTTGATAGGACTATTCTAATTTGCTCAATTATTGGACTTGTTTTGGATGTGATGGCAGTATGCTTAGTATTTCAAAGCAATTTGGAAATATTGGGATTCATATTATTAGTTATTGTCTTTTTAGTTCTCGGCTTTGTATTTTATTTAAGATTTGTATCTAGAAAAGTTATTGATTTAGTGTTAAACGATTCTATTAATCTTAAGCTCTATGTAGACATGTTCAGAGTTCAATCAGAAAAATCTATTAAGCCCTTTAGAGCAACATATCGTGAGTATTACCAATTTATCCAAGGTCAAGTGGCTTATCTAAAAGGAGATTTTCAATCAGCTAAGGAAAACATGTCCGAATATGATTTGAAGAAAATTTGGAAGAGATTCAGAAACCATGTGTTTTTAATATCAAACTTTGAACTATTAAAAGTTTCCATTCATCTTCAAGATGCGCAAGATATTGCTTTCTTTGAGGAACAATTGTCCAAGGCACCAGATCTTAAAGGAGGCAAAGCTAAACTTGTTGCTCAAGCCCAAGCAATAAAAGATATTGTATTCAATAAAGAAGCAAACGACTACTTTGACACTACTGAACCAGAAAGTAAGCTAGCTCGAATCATGTTTTCTTATTATGGCACTCTCAATGCCCAGCTAAAAGGAGATGAAGAACGTGCCCGTAGTTTGTTTGAAAGTATCTCCCATGAAAATCCAGAACTCTTTTATGTTCAGGAAGCGAAGAAATATTTAGGAGCAGAGGAATAAGAGAGTAACATATGAACGGTATTATCAACTTAAAAAAAGAAGCGGGGATGACCTCGCATGATGCAGTATTTAAGCTGCGTAATATTTTGGGAACCAAGAAGATTGGTCATGGTGGGACCTTGGATCCGGATGTGGTGGGTGTTTTGCCCATTGCAGTTGGCAAGGCGACCCGCATGGTCGAATTTATGCAGGACGAGGGCAAGGTCTATGAGGGGGAAATCACTCTGGGCTATTCCACGACGACCGAGGATGCTAGTGGGGAAGTAGTTGCAGAGACACCTGTTTTGTCGCCCTTGGATGAAACCATTGTCGATGAAGCGATTGCGAGTCTGACTGGGCCCATTACCCAGATTCCGCCTATGTACTCTGCGGTTAAGGTTAATGGTCGCAAGCTCTATGAGTATGCGCGTGCTGGTCAGGAAGTGGAGCGTCCAGAACGTCAGGTGACCATTTATCAATTTGAACGGACAAGTCCGATTTCTTATGAGGGTCATCTTGCACGATTCACTTTTCGTGTGAAATGTAGCAAGGGGACTTATATCCGTACCTTGTCAGTTGACTTGGGAGAGAAGCTTGGTTACGCTGCTCATATGTCACATTTAACACGGACTAGTGCTGCAGGTTTGCAACTGGAGGATGCTCTTACCTTGGAAGAAATTGCTGCAAAAGTGGAGGCGGGTCAGCTGGACTTTCTCCATCCTTTGGAGATTGGGACAGGGGACCTCGTCAAAGTTTTCCTAAGTCCAGAAGAGGCTACAGAAGTGCGCTTTGGTCGCTTTATCGAGCTAGACCAAACAGACAAAGAACTGGCTGCCTTTGAAGGCGATACATTGCTAGCCATTCTAGAAAAACGGGATAATCTCTACAAGCCAAGAAAGGTTTTTAGCTAGTCTAACTGGGGTGTAGGGAATGTTGTTTCCCATAGACTATCCAAATCAGACTATAAATTTTGCAAAAAATGTGATAGAATAGACCACGGATAAAAAAACGGAGGATAGCATGCAAAATAGACCAATCATTATCGGAGTGACAGGTGGTTCTGGTGGAGGAAAAACCAGTGTTTCAAGAGCCATTTTATCGCATTTTCCTGATGAAAAGATTTCCATGATTGAGCACGATTCATACTACAAGGATCAGTCTCATTTGACCTTTGAAGAGCGTGTCAAAACCAACTACGACCATCCTTTTGCCTTTGATACAGACTTGATGATCGAGCAGATTAAGGAATTGTTGGCAGGGCGTCCGGTGGACATTCCGACTTATGACTATACAGAGCATACACGGAGTAGCAAGACTTATCGTCAGGAGCCTCAAGATGTCTTTATCGTTGAGGGGATTTTGGTCTTGGAGGACAAGCGTCTGCGCGATTTGATGGATATCAAGATTTTTGTGGATACGGATGATGATGTGCGCATTATTCGTCGTATCAAGCGTGATATGGAGGAGCGTGGCCGTAGCCTTGATAGCGTTATTGACCAGTACTTAGGCGTGGTTAAACCAATGTACCATCAGTTTATCGAGCCGACTAAGCGTTATGCGGATATCGTCATTCCTGAAGGGGTTAGCAATACAGTTGCTATTGATCTGTTGACCACCAAGATCGAAAAGATTTTGGAGGAAGCTCGAAACAGCAAATAATCAGATGTGGAGGCCTTGCCTCCTTTTTCTATTTTTCCCTCATAATGGTACATAAATGGAGATTTTTAGGCATATTTTTGGTATAATAATACCCATGAAAGAGCAAGGAAATGAGTAGTAGGTGGAGATGGAAAAG includes these proteins:
- the truB gene encoding tRNA pseudouridine(55) synthase TruB; protein product: MNGIINLKKEAGMTSHDAVFKLRNILGTKKIGHGGTLDPDVVGVLPIAVGKATRMVEFMQDEGKVYEGEITLGYSTTTEDASGEVVAETPVLSPLDETIVDEAIASLTGPITQIPPMYSAVKVNGRKLYEYARAGQEVERPERQVTIYQFERTSPISYEGHLARFTFRVKCSKGTYIRTLSVDLGEKLGYAAHMSHLTRTSAAGLQLEDALTLEEIAAKVEAGQLDFLHPLEIGTGDLVKVFLSPEEATEVRFGRFIELDQTDKELAAFEGDTLLAILEKRDNLYKPRKVFS
- the udk gene encoding uridine kinase; its protein translation is MQNRPIIIGVTGGSGGGKTSVSRAILSHFPDEKISMIEHDSYYKDQSHLTFEERVKTNYDHPFAFDTDLMIEQIKELLAGRPVDIPTYDYTEHTRSSKTYRQEPQDVFIVEGILVLEDKRLRDLMDIKIFVDTDDDVRIIRRIKRDMEERGRSLDSVIDQYLGVVKPMYHQFIEPTKRYADIVIPEGVSNTVAIDLLTTKIEKILEEARNSK